A genomic region of Catalinimonas niigatensis contains the following coding sequences:
- a CDS encoding winged helix DNA-binding domain-containing protein, with product MTHTEIASQRLYHQQISKKAFERVEDVVRWMVAMQAQDYLASLWAIGLRTSQADSITEPMIEQAIAERKIVRTWPMRGTLHWVATEDVRWLLRLLTPRVIRSSATRYRELALDEGIFLTCRKLFEQALQGGKQLTRSALYYLLEDAGILSHAQRGYHILSYLAQKEVICFGAREGKQPTFALLDEYLPQGKDIEGEEALAELAQRYIQSRGPVSEYDFATWAGLTLTDARKGFESVKNQFDQATVDGQSYYFSEVDTATVMSSDACFLLPAFDEMLCGYKDRSAILKSEHTKSMILKNGILNPSIIIAGKVMGSWKRFLKKDEVLIVDKAFVALNKKQRKTFREAGKQYASFLGLNAVFKDLDVKMVTNQVPVKQK from the coding sequence ATGACCCATACCGAGATCGCGTCCCAAAGACTCTATCATCAACAGATCAGCAAAAAGGCTTTTGAGCGTGTGGAAGATGTAGTGCGCTGGATGGTGGCTATGCAGGCACAGGACTATCTGGCTTCGCTCTGGGCAATAGGTCTGCGCACTTCTCAGGCCGACAGCATTACAGAACCTATGATAGAACAAGCCATTGCAGAACGAAAAATTGTGCGTACCTGGCCTATGAGGGGTACGCTGCATTGGGTAGCTACCGAAGATGTACGCTGGCTGCTGAGGCTGTTAACCCCTAGAGTGATCAGAAGCAGTGCCACGCGCTATCGAGAGTTAGCACTGGATGAAGGCATCTTCCTGACATGCCGGAAGCTCTTTGAGCAGGCTTTGCAGGGAGGCAAACAACTCACCCGCTCTGCGCTATACTACTTGCTGGAAGATGCCGGGATTTTATCCCATGCGCAGCGTGGATATCATATCCTGAGTTACCTGGCACAAAAGGAAGTCATCTGCTTTGGAGCCAGGGAAGGCAAGCAGCCTACTTTTGCCCTGCTGGACGAATACTTACCTCAGGGTAAAGATATAGAAGGCGAGGAAGCGCTGGCAGAGCTCGCACAAAGATACATTCAAAGTCGCGGACCGGTAAGCGAATATGATTTTGCCACCTGGGCAGGACTCACCCTGACTGATGCCAGAAAAGGTTTTGAAAGTGTGAAAAACCAATTTGATCAGGCTACTGTAGATGGACAAAGCTATTATTTTTCTGAAGTTGATACAGCCACTGTCATGAGTTCCGACGCCTGTTTCTTATTACCGGCTTTTGATGAAATGCTTTGCGGCTATAAGGATCGGTCTGCGATTCTCAAATCAGAACATACGAAAAGCATGATCCTTAAAAATGGCATCCTGAATCCCAGCATCATCATAGCAGGAAAAGTTATGGGCAGTTGGAAACGTTTCCTCAAGAAAGACGAGGTGCTGATTGTAGACAAAGCTTTTGTTGCTCTGAATAAAAAGCAAAGAAAGACCTTTAGGGAAGCTGGAAAACAGTACGCTTCATTTCTTGGATTGAATGCTGTCTTCAAAGATTTAGATGTAAAAATGGTAACAAACCAGGTGCCCGTTAAGCAGAAGTAA
- a CDS encoding 3-keto-disaccharide hydrolase — MKKATQGIAWVLFLTITFSFSTKQQSEWVSIFDGKSLDGWKANENPETFSIEDGAIKVAGPRAHLFYQGPVENHNFKDFEFKARVMTKPGANSGMYIHTEFQEEGWPSKGYEIQVNNSHTDWRRTGSLYAVDDVREVHVKDNEWYTEHIIVKGNQITVKINDKTVVDYTEPKNAERDSSMSGRKLSSGTVALQGHDPNSVVYFKDIMVRPL; from the coding sequence ATGAAAAAAGCAACGCAAGGCATCGCTTGGGTACTTTTTCTGACAATCACGTTCAGCTTCTCAACCAAGCAGCAAAGCGAATGGGTCAGCATTTTTGATGGCAAATCTCTAGACGGCTGGAAAGCCAATGAGAATCCTGAAACCTTCTCTATTGAAGATGGTGCCATCAAAGTCGCCGGCCCAAGGGCACACCTCTTTTATCAGGGGCCGGTAGAAAACCATAATTTTAAAGACTTTGAGTTCAAAGCGCGGGTGATGACTAAGCCTGGTGCCAACTCCGGTATGTACATCCATACTGAATTTCAGGAAGAAGGCTGGCCCAGCAAAGGTTATGAGATACAGGTGAATAACTCGCATACCGATTGGCGCCGTACCGGAAGTCTGTATGCCGTAGATGATGTGCGCGAAGTGCATGTCAAAGACAATGAATGGTATACCGAGCATATCATTGTGAAGGGCAATCAGATTACCGTCAAGATCAATGACAAAACCGTTGTGGACTATACCGAACCTAAGAATGCAGAGCGTGACAGCAGTATGTCGGGACGCAAACTCTCCAGCGGTACGGTAGCCCTGCAGGGCCATGATCCGAATAGTGTGGTTTACTTCAAAGATATTATGGTGCGTCCGCTATAA
- a CDS encoding T9SS type A sorting domain-containing protein, with the protein MLLQSDGKIILEGDIESYGYVKTSNIIRLNTDGSMDAAYRLPYYKEPFMRMKIDSRDRLYLEEYSDDGYSRRLIRMLSNGSRDEEFQIDQSLGYINQFVVQGDKCIAFVDVWNNGVHEISLIRLDDSGKVDGSFSKYSKKDHNIHPVVQSDGKILVYGAAYITDENGIYHDKPFMARLNENGTIDETFQLKGELKGDYPNIQQVVPQKDGKYIVHGYFDFYDNTPAPGLLRLNADGSLDHSFILPGPTANAFQSISSIYQLPSGKYIAVGYDYEYEKGSFRRLIWLNEDGSLNHTLKTHEFYAYSFQSGELYNIISQGEKILISGGFNRVDDTYVKGIVALDAQGEIITAFAPDLGGKPYISKTIQSKDGGLILAGNFTEINGVEANNIAKLSLSGKADPIFSEHIGKGPSHEVYSLAEQEDGKILVGGGFREFNGQLKSGIVRLHEDGSLDMNFDRNNFLTNLYPNIYAIAIIDNNNIFLGGSINSYNSNIQDLVKIDSVGAIHTSFQPELDARDFFIYDLAVSEKHIIVGGSSYDSLGYTIGRIEKINLDGTADSTFFAKNSVKPNGINSLLLEKNEMIIAGGNHVYGHGDGDTNPLIQINVEKQFIDMYSVGVNGFSTIREILPAFDTTYILAGQFNKINRVSRKGLAMFDLKGRVYNDFRFDLNGEARGAIREDEEHVLVYGSFSQINGFPGFSGIARINITTPRPPSDLLVSVDKALGIQLQWLDSSDYETGFRIYRQSGENEEYVLIDSVAANVTTYWDQDVDPASTYAYKVLSTGNALASDFSNTARVTTSEINLPTVPVGLSASLNSGSIYLAWEDKSDNEIGFIVERAAGDTFVPIDTVYSNSYTDVQGDLQTEYRYQIKAYNVAGESAYSEKAIYAPQLVTAIGEEIEADERAFPNPSSGIFIVKVETKSLQTSDVSLYSTQGKDMKGFGIEIGNQSIRVDLSAYQEGVYFLKVRTKYSAESKVFRLIRRN; encoded by the coding sequence ATGCTGTTACAGTCTGACGGAAAAATTATCCTGGAAGGAGATATTGAAAGTTATGGATATGTAAAAACTTCAAATATCATACGCCTTAATACTGACGGATCAATGGATGCGGCTTATCGTCTGCCCTACTATAAGGAGCCGTTTATGAGGATGAAAATAGATAGCAGGGACAGACTCTATTTAGAAGAATATAGTGATGATGGATATAGTAGACGTTTAATAAGAATGTTAAGTAATGGTTCCAGAGACGAAGAGTTTCAAATTGACCAAAGTTTAGGTTATATTAATCAATTTGTGGTACAGGGGGATAAATGCATAGCCTTTGTGGACGTGTGGAATAATGGTGTTCATGAAATCTCTTTAATAAGGTTGGATGATTCTGGAAAAGTGGATGGTAGCTTTTCCAAATATTCAAAAAAGGATCATAATATACATCCAGTGGTGCAATCTGATGGCAAAATCCTGGTTTATGGAGCAGCATATATCACTGATGAAAATGGGATATATCACGATAAGCCATTTATGGCGAGACTTAATGAAAATGGAACAATAGACGAAACTTTTCAACTTAAAGGAGAACTGAAGGGTGATTATCCCAACATACAGCAAGTGGTACCTCAGAAGGATGGAAAATATATTGTACACGGGTACTTTGATTTTTATGATAACACTCCTGCTCCCGGACTCTTGAGGCTCAATGCCGATGGGTCTTTAGATCATAGTTTTATACTTCCTGGGCCAACTGCCAATGCTTTTCAGTCCATAAGTTCAATCTATCAGTTGCCTTCAGGAAAATACATAGCTGTGGGGTATGATTATGAATATGAAAAAGGCAGCTTTAGAAGGTTGATTTGGCTGAATGAAGATGGGTCATTGAACCATACTTTAAAGACACATGAGTTTTATGCTTATTCTTTTCAAAGTGGAGAATTATACAATATCATTTCTCAGGGGGAAAAGATATTGATAAGCGGTGGCTTTAATAGGGTAGATGATACATACGTAAAAGGAATAGTCGCTCTTGATGCGCAAGGAGAGATCATTACAGCTTTTGCCCCGGATTTAGGAGGAAAGCCATATATTAGTAAGACCATACAAAGCAAAGATGGGGGGCTAATTTTGGCAGGTAATTTTACAGAGATCAATGGAGTCGAAGCTAATAATATCGCTAAACTCTCATTAAGTGGAAAGGCTGATCCCATTTTTAGTGAACATATAGGTAAGGGGCCCAGCCATGAGGTCTATAGTTTGGCAGAACAGGAAGACGGAAAAATTTTAGTAGGAGGTGGATTCAGAGAGTTCAATGGTCAATTGAAGTCGGGAATCGTTCGTTTGCATGAAGATGGTTCATTAGATATGAACTTTGATAGGAACAATTTCTTGACTAATCTGTATCCCAATATCTATGCTATAGCCATCATTGATAACAATAATATTTTTTTAGGAGGTAGTATTAACAGTTATAATAGTAATATCCAAGACCTGGTTAAGATAGATAGTGTGGGAGCAATTCATACTTCATTCCAACCGGAACTGGATGCACGGGATTTTTTTATCTATGATTTGGCAGTTTCCGAGAAACACATCATTGTCGGGGGCTCTAGTTATGATTCGTTAGGTTATACTATCGGGCGTATAGAAAAAATAAATCTAGACGGAACTGCAGACTCCACTTTTTTTGCCAAAAACTCTGTCAAACCTAATGGGATTAACAGTCTACTACTGGAGAAAAATGAAATGATAATAGCGGGAGGTAACCATGTATATGGTCATGGTGACGGGGATACTAACCCTCTTATCCAAATAAATGTTGAAAAGCAGTTTATAGATATGTATTCAGTAGGAGTTAATGGTTTCTCAACCATTCGTGAAATTCTCCCAGCTTTTGATACCACCTATATCCTGGCTGGTCAGTTCAATAAAATAAACCGAGTTTCTCGCAAAGGTCTGGCTATGTTTGATCTGAAAGGGCGCGTCTACAATGACTTTCGTTTTGATCTGAATGGAGAGGCTCGAGGAGCGATCCGGGAAGATGAGGAGCATGTGCTGGTCTATGGTTCCTTCTCCCAGATCAATGGTTTTCCCGGCTTCTCCGGGATCGCTCGCATCAACATCACCACCCCTCGTCCACCTTCTGACCTGCTGGTGTCTGTAGATAAAGCCCTGGGCATCCAACTCCAGTGGCTGGACAGTTCCGACTATGAAACCGGCTTCAGAATTTACCGGCAGAGTGGAGAGAACGAAGAGTACGTCCTCATTGACAGTGTAGCGGCGAATGTGACTACGTATTGGGATCAGGATGTTGATCCGGCTTCTACTTATGCCTACAAAGTCTTGAGTACGGGCAATGCTTTGGCGTCAGATTTCTCCAATACTGCCAGAGTGACTACCTCAGAGATTAATTTGCCCACTGTTCCCGTCGGACTCAGTGCTAGTTTAAACAGTGGTAGTATTTATCTGGCTTGGGAAGATAAATCAGACAATGAAATCGGTTTTATTGTAGAAAGGGCAGCAGGAGATACCTTTGTCCCTATAGATACAGTGTACAGCAACTCCTATACTGATGTCCAGGGAGATTTGCAAACCGAGTATCGATATCAAATAAAGGCTTATAATGTGGCTGGTGAATCAGCTTATTCAGAAAAAGCTATCTATGCTCCACAATTGGTGACTGCTATTGGTGAAGAGATAGAAGCTGATGAAAGAGCCTTTCCCAATCCAAGTAGTGGTATATTTATAGTAAAAGTGGAGACTAAGAGCCTCCAAACAAGCGATGTTAGTCTTTACAGCACTCAGGGCAAAGACATGAAAGGCTTTGGCATTGAAATAGGTAATCAAAGTATCAGGGTTGATCTTTCTGCTTATCAGGAGGGAGTATACTTTCTGAAGGTACGCACCAAATACTCAGCAGAATCTAAAGTATTTCGCCTGATCCGTAGGAACTAG
- a CDS encoding GNAT family N-acetyltransferase, whose product MFHFSPISDAELALLRQQCYLSLTAPMDGMWDSLIHRAVVKGIFYKETCIGYLCHDQAFTLINFFVQDVWLNQKAVILAQLLDEDAYPQAYVSTNHPCFLAACMEFTKEISIYYYLFEDMRDIAQQAMLSPEFIDADFVKAEQEDVDKIVQFCQQTTTADKAWLTQYIQEWVDKEGVYYLNREGEILGTCEIRKSETQAVYADLGAIVSADHRTKGLGTYLMLKAKAICYEQDLRPICSCRYDNAGSKRMIENSGFVNKHLMLKLRF is encoded by the coding sequence ATGTTCCATTTCAGCCCTATATCAGATGCCGAACTGGCATTGCTAAGGCAGCAATGCTATCTTTCATTGACAGCTCCCATGGATGGGATGTGGGACAGCCTGATCCATAGGGCAGTGGTCAAAGGCATTTTTTATAAAGAAACTTGTATCGGTTATCTATGTCACGATCAGGCGTTTACCCTCATCAACTTTTTTGTGCAGGATGTCTGGCTTAACCAGAAAGCAGTCATCCTTGCGCAATTGCTGGATGAAGATGCCTATCCGCAAGCCTATGTGAGCACCAACCATCCCTGTTTCCTGGCAGCCTGCATGGAGTTTACCAAAGAAATTTCTATCTATTATTACCTTTTTGAAGACATGCGTGATATAGCACAGCAGGCTATGCTTTCTCCCGAATTTATTGACGCTGATTTTGTAAAAGCTGAGCAGGAAGATGTAGATAAGATTGTCCAGTTTTGCCAGCAAACCACTACGGCTGACAAAGCCTGGTTAACACAGTATATTCAGGAATGGGTAGATAAAGAGGGTGTATATTATCTGAATAGAGAGGGGGAAATCCTGGGTACCTGTGAAATCCGGAAGAGCGAAACCCAGGCCGTATATGCTGACTTAGGAGCTATTGTCTCTGCTGATCATCGTACCAAAGGATTAGGCACTTACCTGATGTTGAAAGCAAAAGCCATCTGCTACGAACAAGATTTGCGACCCATCTGCTCTTGCCGTTATGACAATGCAGGTTCCAAAAGAATGATTGAAAACTCCGGATTTGTGAACAAACATCTGATGCTGAAATTACGCTTTTAG
- a CDS encoding FAD-binding protein → MKEFRHRRWKNKINQHEVFPYKFLLPEHLRDIQEAVREAEQEGFRIRAVGAGHSYSDVAMPDGFLLDMRYLDKMDILETDQAEVEGNSLVEVEAGIPIHKLNRMLDKKKLALINMGAIDNQTISGAIATGTHGAGRNLKSLPAMVRSILLVAAEGKTYRIEPSQGITLAARHHEEEITLIQDNEVFYSTLVSMGYTGIVHSYIIEVRPRYWLYENRAVMQWSELKQQLMDGSIFDDYPIKMEGRLVRKSIRSLFIVINPYEIEGNHSCMIARTFEVDKPRQRKLRDRTRNLLSLILGSIPITYYLTLLIVNYLPRLIPASLNQSIRLVRDQTYVDKSYKVLFQGLEFIASQGHGAEFAYDMHQPAEYIQVIEAIFAKVKELVTHVDVYPSSAPTIRFVQASKAYISPEYQMDVCYIGNPALVKQRKSRLILNAYQDLNLKMGGKPHWGKIINRLDGHPELIRKWYPKFDNWQKVMLRFNPIGTFLNGFADRLRLAMPKGELQSNESNRAAES, encoded by the coding sequence ATGAAAGAGTTTCGTCACCGCCGTTGGAAGAATAAAATCAACCAGCATGAGGTTTTTCCTTATAAATTTTTACTTCCTGAGCATTTGAGGGACATACAGGAAGCGGTGCGGGAAGCAGAGCAAGAGGGTTTCAGGATACGTGCGGTAGGAGCAGGCCATTCCTATTCTGATGTGGCTATGCCTGATGGCTTCCTGCTGGATATGCGTTACTTAGATAAGATGGATATACTGGAAACTGATCAGGCAGAAGTAGAAGGTAACTCCCTGGTGGAAGTGGAAGCTGGTATCCCTATCCATAAGCTCAACCGTATGCTGGATAAGAAGAAACTCGCACTCATCAATATGGGTGCCATTGATAACCAGACCATCAGTGGAGCTATTGCGACAGGAACGCATGGAGCAGGACGAAACCTGAAGTCATTACCTGCTATGGTGCGTTCCATTTTGCTGGTCGCAGCAGAAGGTAAAACGTATAGAATAGAACCTTCGCAGGGAATCACACTGGCCGCCCGGCATCATGAAGAAGAGATCACCTTAATACAGGATAATGAGGTATTTTATAGTACGTTGGTCAGTATGGGCTATACCGGTATTGTACATTCCTACATTATAGAAGTACGACCGCGCTACTGGCTATACGAAAATCGTGCTGTCATGCAATGGTCCGAACTGAAGCAGCAACTTATGGATGGCTCTATCTTTGACGACTATCCGATCAAAATGGAAGGCAGGTTAGTCAGGAAATCGATCAGGAGCCTATTTATTGTCATTAATCCCTATGAAATAGAGGGTAACCACAGTTGTATGATCGCCCGTACCTTTGAGGTAGATAAACCCAGGCAGCGCAAGTTACGGGACAGAACACGAAACCTGCTAAGCCTTATTCTGGGCAGCATCCCGATCACTTACTACCTGACTTTACTCATTGTCAATTACCTGCCTCGCCTCATCCCAGCTTCACTGAACCAATCCATTAGACTGGTAAGAGATCAGACTTATGTAGATAAATCCTACAAAGTGCTTTTCCAGGGACTGGAATTTATTGCCAGCCAGGGACATGGGGCTGAGTTTGCCTATGATATGCACCAACCTGCTGAATATATTCAGGTGATAGAAGCTATTTTTGCGAAGGTAAAAGAATTAGTAACTCATGTAGATGTCTATCCCAGTTCGGCTCCTACGATACGTTTTGTTCAGGCCTCAAAAGCATATATCTCACCTGAATACCAGATGGATGTCTGTTATATCGGTAATCCGGCTTTGGTGAAGCAGCGCAAGTCAAGATTGATACTTAATGCTTATCAGGATCTGAACCTAAAGATGGGGGGTAAACCTCACTGGGGCAAAATCATTAACCGTTTGGACGGACATCCCGAACTCATCCGCAAATGGTATCCTAAGTTTGACAATTGGCAGAAAGTGATGTTACGATTCAATCCTATAGGTACTTTCCTGAATGGCTTTGCCGATCGACTGCGTCTGGCTATGCCAAAAGGGGAACTGCAAAGCAACGAAAGCAATAGGGCAGCTGAATCTTAA
- the mscL gene encoding large-conductance mechanosensitive channel protein MscL has translation MSLIKEFKEFAMKGNIIDLAVAVIIGAAFGKIVSSFVNDILMPPIGLMLGGVDFTDLVIVLKEGVEGVDPVTLNYGMFLQTVIDFLIVAFSIFMVIKVYQRMQKKEEAAPVPPAPPTLQESLLAEIRDLLKEDRNKSIPPLV, from the coding sequence ATGAGCCTCATTAAAGAATTTAAAGAGTTCGCCATGAAAGGCAACATCATTGATCTGGCTGTTGCAGTTATCATTGGTGCCGCTTTTGGCAAGATTGTTTCTTCCTTTGTCAATGACATCCTTATGCCTCCCATCGGTCTGATGCTGGGCGGTGTTGACTTCACTGATTTGGTGATTGTGCTCAAAGAAGGTGTAGAAGGCGTAGATCCGGTGACGCTCAACTATGGTATGTTCCTTCAGACAGTGATTGACTTTCTGATTGTTGCTTTCAGTATCTTTATGGTGATCAAGGTTTATCAGAGAATGCAAAAGAAGGAAGAAGCTGCGCCTGTCCCCCCTGCTCCTCCTACTTTGCAAGAATCACTGCTTGCCGAGATCAGAGACTTGCTCAAAGAAGACCGTAATAAGTCTATCCCTCCTTTGGTATAA
- a CDS encoding class I SAM-dependent methyltransferase, protein MKSTERFTNRVANYHLYRPSYAEAFLHDLKGLLKLSSEARIADIGSGTGILSRQLLEAGWQAIGIEPNDAMRQRAEKQLGAYSQFRSLKGTAENTSLEANSIDTIVAAQAFHWFEPEVARQEFLRILKPGRKVVLVWNIRQHSTDFLKAYEDFLHQYATDYQLVDHQRFDWEGIARFFRNQYQRKEALNPQMMDWQKLWGYYQSCSYALPEKHPNFTQSKIALKKIFDIHAKHGQINMLYHTIWYIGSMETPS, encoded by the coding sequence ATGAAATCTACAGAAAGATTTACCAACAGAGTAGCAAACTATCACCTATACCGCCCTAGCTATGCGGAGGCATTTCTGCATGACTTGAAAGGCCTGCTTAAACTTTCTTCGGAAGCCAGAATTGCAGACATAGGCTCCGGAACAGGTATTTTGAGCCGCCAGTTGCTGGAAGCAGGCTGGCAGGCAATTGGCATAGAGCCCAATGATGCGATGCGTCAGAGGGCAGAAAAACAATTAGGAGCATACAGTCAGTTTCGTAGCCTCAAAGGTACGGCTGAAAATACCTCACTGGAAGCCAACAGTATTGACACAATCGTAGCTGCTCAGGCTTTTCATTGGTTTGAGCCAGAAGTTGCCCGGCAGGAGTTTCTTCGCATACTTAAACCCGGTAGAAAAGTAGTATTGGTTTGGAACATCAGGCAGCATTCTACTGACTTCCTGAAAGCGTATGAAGACTTCTTGCATCAATATGCTACAGATTATCAATTGGTAGATCACCAGCGATTTGACTGGGAAGGAATTGCCCGTTTTTTCAGAAATCAATACCAGCGAAAAGAGGCTCTTAATCCGCAAATGATGGATTGGCAAAAACTGTGGGGCTATTATCAGTCTTGTTCTTATGCATTGCCCGAAAAACATCCTAACTTTACTCAGAGCAAAATAGCTTTAAAGAAGATATTTGACATACATGCCAAGCATGGGCAAATAAACATGCTATATCACACCATCTGGTACATAGGCTCTATGGAAACACCTTCCTGA
- a CDS encoding DUF6940 family protein, whose protein sequence is MWQAITDKLQNGHVLQYFIQSGKRKLTYAQVIWLWQKKAAFRKFFSALLAHSPFDAFFWECPPLTEKNQHQLFEFVLLDSPQLAGREADCSAFQQHLVHTSESVGNFSNLGGDAHLLVPVPQGVAQHYAHIAAFVRHAAPAQQHALWQKLGELVEVKISQQPLWVSTSGLGVPCLHVRLDSRPKYYEFAPYRQHIV, encoded by the coding sequence ATGTGGCAAGCTATTACAGATAAGCTACAAAACGGACATGTTTTGCAATACTTTATACAGTCAGGAAAGCGAAAACTTACCTATGCTCAGGTCATTTGGCTTTGGCAGAAGAAGGCTGCTTTCCGTAAATTTTTTTCTGCTTTACTTGCCCACTCTCCTTTTGATGCTTTCTTCTGGGAATGTCCTCCTCTGACAGAAAAGAACCAACATCAACTCTTTGAGTTTGTACTCCTGGATAGCCCACAACTGGCAGGAAGAGAAGCTGATTGCTCTGCCTTTCAACAACATTTGGTACATACATCAGAGAGTGTAGGTAACTTTAGCAATCTTGGTGGTGATGCCCATCTTTTGGTTCCTGTTCCCCAGGGAGTTGCCCAACATTATGCACATATTGCAGCTTTTGTCAGGCATGCAGCCCCTGCCCAACAACATGCCCTTTGGCAAAAGCTGGGAGAATTAGTAGAAGTGAAAATAAGCCAACAGCCTCTCTGGGTAAGCACCTCCGGACTGGGTGTGCCCTGTCTGCATGTCCGCCTGGACTCCCGACCTAAGTACTATGAATTTGCCCCTTATCGTCAGCACATCGTTTAA
- a CDS encoding DJ-1/PfpI family protein, with protein sequence MKIAYILFNGITWLDFFGVYDPLTRLQSLKFIPKLHWDLCAFTDKVSDNFGLQVVPTKIKESLAAYDAIIVPGGFGTRPLRFDKAFLDWIRTAEPVKQKISVCTGSLILGAAGFLSHRRATTNFQEYDILKPYCKEVVAERIVEDQNIITTGAVSSSIDLGLYLCEKWASKEAALQVRKRMEYRG encoded by the coding sequence ATGAAAATCGCTTATATCCTCTTTAACGGAATCACCTGGCTGGACTTCTTTGGGGTGTATGATCCGCTGACCCGTTTACAATCTTTGAAATTTATACCTAAATTACACTGGGACCTTTGTGCTTTTACTGATAAGGTATCTGACAACTTTGGGTTACAGGTAGTACCTACCAAAATAAAAGAATCGCTGGCTGCCTACGATGCTATTATCGTTCCCGGAGGGTTTGGTACCAGACCTCTTCGTTTTGACAAGGCTTTTCTGGATTGGATACGTACCGCTGAGCCGGTAAAACAAAAAATCTCTGTTTGTACAGGAAGCCTGATCCTGGGTGCAGCCGGCTTCTTATCTCATCGCAGAGCTACTACCAATTTCCAGGAATATGATATCCTCAAGCCTTACTGCAAAGAGGTAGTTGCTGAACGCATTGTAGAAGATCAGAATATCATCACGACGGGTGCCGTATCTTCCTCTATAGATTTAGGGCTATACCTCTGTGAGAAATGGGCCAGCAAAGAAGCGGCGCTTCAGGTAAGAAAACGTATGGAGTATCGGGGTTAA
- a CDS encoding alpha/beta hydrolase, giving the protein MNLHKLLLLILLCCLNFSLLLAQPTVDTLRLWPDGAPGAKGQEDKDQPMLIRYPAPEHMASGAAVVVCPGGGYNMLAMDHEGHQIARWLNSFGVSAYILTYRLGRNGYKHPIPMNDGKRAIRMVRANAEAWGIDTDRIGVLGFSAGGHMASTLGTHFDTGQTGAADPIDQMSSRPDFMVLLYPVISFTEDYQHSGSRISLLGENAEPATVRSLSNELQVTDETPPAFLVHTTEDQAVPPENSIYFYLEMKKRNIPVEMHIFEKGRHGLGMGAPGTAFSHWPELCEEWMLERGFLNQ; this is encoded by the coding sequence ATGAACCTACATAAACTATTGCTGCTGATCCTGTTGTGCTGCCTGAATTTTTCCTTATTGCTGGCACAACCCACAGTAGATACCCTAAGACTCTGGCCTGACGGTGCACCCGGGGCCAAAGGTCAGGAAGATAAAGACCAACCCATGTTGATTCGTTACCCGGCGCCTGAGCATATGGCCAGCGGAGCCGCAGTAGTAGTTTGTCCGGGAGGAGGATACAATATGCTGGCGATGGACCATGAGGGGCATCAGATTGCCCGCTGGCTCAACAGTTTTGGCGTATCCGCCTATATTCTGACCTACCGGCTGGGACGCAATGGCTATAAACACCCTATTCCGATGAATGATGGCAAGCGGGCGATACGTATGGTTCGGGCAAATGCCGAAGCCTGGGGCATAGATACAGACCGGATTGGTGTACTGGGTTTTTCAGCAGGAGGCCATATGGCTTCTACCTTAGGTACACACTTTGACACTGGTCAGACCGGGGCTGCTGATCCGATAGATCAGATGAGTAGTCGCCCTGACTTTATGGTGTTGCTCTATCCTGTAATTTCGTTTACCGAAGACTACCAGCACAGTGGTTCGCGAATCTCCCTATTAGGAGAAAATGCAGAACCTGCCACGGTGCGCTCACTTTCCAATGAGCTTCAGGTAACTGATGAGACACCTCCTGCATTCTTGGTGCATACTACGGAAGATCAGGCCGTACCGCCGGAAAACAGCATTTATTTTTATCTGGAAATGAAGAAAAGAAACATTCCGGTAGAGATGCATATTTTTGAAAAAGGGAGGCACGGACTAGGCATGGGGGCACCGGGCACAGCCTTCTCCCACTGGCCTGAGTTATGTGAAGAATGGATGCTGGAACGCGGCTTCCTAAACCAATAA